From the genome of Dermochelys coriacea isolate rDerCor1 chromosome 1, rDerCor1.pri.v4, whole genome shotgun sequence:
GATATAACTCGCTGCCTCTGGGCTAGTTAATATAAAAGCTGGTCCTCATGCTCTGTTACACAGATTAACTCACCAAAGCCCGCTCCTGAAATGGGCTGAAGAGTCACAACACAGCAGGCTGCAACAGGCCCTGAGCAAACAGTGACTCACCTCACCTAAGTCACACCTGCCCTCGCTGCAGCCGGGTGGAGGTAACACAGCCAAATGATGCTATTTGACCAAGCAGGGGAAGTTTAACCACCTACAACTAAATCCTGAACAACTCACTCACTATACTATAGCAATGAGCCACACCAGGCTGTCCGTTAGCGGGCCATCCGTGCATGCCATGGGTGTGTCCGCCTCATGCCTTCGACAACCCACTGCCTGCTAATGCACATCTGATGTGCCTTATTGTGCTAtccttttaaattgttttcttttaaaaaaaataccaatgCCTTAAAACATTATGTCTCCTTGCATGCTGAAAGGTAGCTCCTAGTAAAAGGCTTCCCAAACTAGGCTGGAGAAGGATATAAATATAATTTCTCTCTCCTAATCGAAACATACTGATTGTGAGTTCATTTTCTCTCACTCTTTCGTTCTCTCTAGCTCTAGTTCAGAAAAGACTCTCTGAACTCTTTGGACCCttgtccctcctcctgccccccatccccggATCCTGGCTGACACTTCCTCAGCAATTTGTTGCCACACAATCCCTTTATAACTCATATTTTACTGTCCAAATGATGTTCCTGATTCTGCAATGCACAAAGCCTGGACAATCCCGTGTGCCTGTGcagggccccactgaagtcagtggggctctatGAAGGTGAAGGGATCTGCCTGCGCATTGTAAATTGCAGGATCTGAGCATATATTTGAAATATTGAGCATTTCCAAATTTAGCTTTTCACTGGAATGTGGATTACAAGTTACCAGGGGACGAGCTGCTGAAAGGGAAGCCTGGCACTATGAGGATGGAGTAGTTTAAAATTGTCAGGTCTCTCTCCCCTACCCCAAACCCTCCCTTTTCAGTCCCCATCTGAggcttcttttattttctttgttttctccatTAATGTATTCCTTCCACCTGTTTTCTCTATACCTCTGAAGAGTCTGTTATTCCAATAAATGGCTGGAGTAAAGAACCTGAGTCAAATTGGCCTGCCTGCCACTGTTTGCATCTCCAGTGTGTGCAGTGACTTCGCTAAAAGCGTTGAACAAGTGCAGCAGTGTCCGATCCCATTTGTTTAATATCCTCTGGTGAAATAAACACACCTATGGAGAAGGTTCTCCACGAATCAACAGACATAGACAAgttcatttcctttttccttttgtttgcaaATTGTATCTTAATTAAATAGACATTTTGTTCCATGGGTTTTGTTCATAATTTATTTGCATCTTGCTGTAGTATCTGTCAACTTGtttaagcaaaaataaaaagacaacatTTAATAAAGGGAAAGAGCATTACAATGAAGGAGAGAAGGTAAGAGGGCTTTCACTGGCTTCTACAGGTGGGTAGAATACTGCAACAACAGTTTTTGCAAGTACTCAAATTTGTTAATGAATTGATCACACTAACAACCCTCTTCTGTTTATTTTCTGCAATGCTTTTCTGTTCCTTTCCACATGTTTGTGCAGTCTCAAGCTTTTCTGGCACCAATAGTATCAGAAAGCAAATGGCGAAGTCTTGTCTGTGAGGAATCACAAAAAACAAATTGTAAAAAAGTACTTACTCCAGAATTGCTCATGCTCTCCTCATCTAATCAGGTAACACAAAAAGCACCACATGACTTATCTGACCAGTTACAACCAATCAACACAGTTCAATAGTGTGATGAGGTGTGTCAATGCTGCACTGGGCAAGCAGGGGTAACCAGTCACTTTGGACCCAAGAGGTCACACCCTCTCGCCTCTGCTGCACATGCTCCAGTTGGAGGGAGTAGATAAAAGGGAACATCTCACTCCAGTCCTGGCTGCCAGAGGAGGAAGATGGATGTGCGTTGCTGGCTCCTGCTGAGGTACTGCCAGCCTTCCCGATTACAGAATCAAGTCTCCCTGACTAGATTATGAGGGATTCCCATTTATGGAGGCTGATGGAGATGTCAAGCCTCTGCCTGGGAGGACAAGCCCAAAGTGGTCTTAGAGGTAGGAAGTGACTGAGGGAATATATTGGGAGCTGATACTTGAATCCTGAAGAGGGAGACTGCAGGCTTCACAGGGTCCTGGGTCAGAACCTGGTGGAGCAGGGTGGGCTCGGCCCTGGCAAGTGTTTATTACTGCTAAAGACCCCAGCTATGGACTAGTTagtctgtcccctccccacccggGGGCCGAAGCCCTGTTTGTGATTATttgtcccagccaggaggctcAAGAGCTATAGATGGTTCGTCTGTTCAGTCTCTCCCTGTGGGCCAGAGCCTCTGATTGTGTTTGTCTGGCCCAGCTGAGAGTCCTGATGACTGTGTGGCGGAGTGTATCAACCCCACATTGGGCAAGCTGGGGCACCCACCCTCCAATGGATGCGCAGAACCCCATGataaatagtaaattttaaaGATATGCTGAAAACTGTTTACAACCTAGGTTAAAAAACCTGTGAAACAATTCATTAAATAGTGTTGAACAACAGATGTTAGAGGATATCATGCTCTGCTGGTGGATGGTCCACAAGcagaaaaagaggctaaattGACTGGATTCATGATTCAGTATAAATTATTCATTGAGCAATGCTCTTTTTAGCGatctataaaataaaatctgtccaaTTTCCTCTGTGTCACACTATCATTTCCATTTGCTTTCccggggggggtgggtgggtgtgtattaaacaaaacaatgacATCAGAGCCCTTTCTATTAATTAAAAAGGAATGCATGCTCACAAGTCAAGCCATAGGAtttccctcctgccccaaacagctggaACCTGGTTTCCATTATTGCTTTTATTATAAACCAACAGGTTTTGCAGCTCTTCTCTCATACCCCCGCCCTACAGTGTTGCAATGAGTCATTCAGATCACCAGTTTCTCAATACTTAAAGTACTTGTTTCATCTTCTTCATTGGAACCAAAATATCCAGGCAGATCAATCATCCATTGCTCCGATTCTGTTAAGCCAAAAGAATTATTATCGTAAAAGGCAAATTCAGGGTCTGTGGGGAAGCTCTGGCATTTGTCCTTTCTGTACTGGAGAGGGCTTAGAGCACTGCCTCGCTGGTAATTATCTTTCAGAGTTGAGATGGGTTCTTTCCTCAAAGTCCCTCGATAGTTTTGCGAAGGGCCCCTCCTATTTCTGTTTGGCTCTAGTTTGTCAGCTCCTGCTACTTGGCCTGCAGGCTGACGGTCACTGATCAGATCTGGCCTCCTCACTGGAGGGCCCCCTTTGTGGCGGTATTTTGtgccatagctcagtggttcacAAGTTAACAGAGTGCAAGGCGACTGGTCAAACTTTTCAGAACTTGGATCAGCATCTTTAGATGTCGGCCGGGACTTGTCTTCCAGTGCTTGACCCCACGTTCTGGTCCTGGAGCTATAAAGAGGAATCTGCCGTGAGGTAAGAGTGGACATGCTCCGTTCCCTATAGGGCCTGACCTTTTTAGTTTCATGGAAACTGGCTGTTCTTCTGAACTGTGGGTTTCTGTGACAGCCTCTCTCCAATGGCTCCCCTTTCTTATCTTGGTATTTCAGGTGAGCTCGTCTAATGAGGGTTTGACTAGGGCTTGTTACAGGATTGGCCTGTGACAGTACAGAGTCCACCCTAGAATTAGATTTTTCCCTAGGGAATTTGAGATGACTGACTGGCTGATCCAGAAATGGAGATTTGATCCTGAATTTGTGTGCAGCAGCCTCTTCCTGGTTTTCTGTGCCCAGGGGAAGCACAGCTGTGGCATCGATAATGGTGTCAGTCAGAGGCGTCTGAGATACATGATACACCTTTGTGGTTTCAGTCAGGCCTTTCTTCTTCATCTCTTTCAGCTGTTGCTGTGCAAGGCGATAGCTGAAAATTGGAGGAATTATTTTTTGAGCATTTGACTGAAAACTGTCACTGACAGAGGTGTCTTCTTCTTGAGCAAACTGAAGGCTCCTCCTGCAGGTCAAAGGTATATTAACAGGCTCTCCAGCATGCGCTGAAGGCGCTTTGGTGCCCTCGGAAAAGCTCTCCTGCTGCTTGCCGGCTTGACAGATGTTTTCTTCATCTGAGTTCTTGTGGAAGCTGGGTGAATGGACAGAGTTACGGCGCACAGAGGTGCTGCACTTCTGAGCTCTGCAGAGCTTCCTCCACAGGGTGATGAGAACAGTGGCTAGGATTATGAACAAGCACAAGGAGATGCCAGTGATGGTGACTACATTATTAGCTTTCTGGTCCTCTTGGTGCTGTACAGAAGGAGGGGATGTAGGCTTTATAACTGTAACAAAGAGTGAACACATTCTGTTATCAAAGTTGCATTTTCATTGGACATTTGGAGTTATAGATAAGATATTTTacaattaagaaaaagaaaatcaatgaataaaatacattaaattgtCTATTTGCCAGCATGTCCCTAGCTCACGTCTGTCATCTTCAGATAAAAGCGGATAAACTTTGGTTTGCAGCAGCAAATCCACCTACTTTATATTGAGTGTGCTGCAGACCTCCCTACCTTTTAAGCTTCATTTGCTACCTACCTTTGCTAGTCTCACCTCTTTTCATGATGGCAGAAGAATATTTTATACTCCTGACCCTAATGTTAGGTTTGAGTTTCACAAATCCAGTGAGAAGCTTTTTGCAAGAGTTGGTAGGGTTTCTATGAAAGGAGCAAGCACATAGAGGCAGTGTGACCAGCTGGAGGGGATGTCAGGCTCTGCCATTGGTCTGCtagctgaccttgggcaagtaacgtCACtacctgtgcctcagtctccctatctgtaaaatagggataaagaTACTTGCCCTTTTTGGAATAATACTTggaaatctacagatgaaaagtgctatccAGGAGTTAACAATTTGCTACTGGAATTGATATATTAGGTCAGCCTATTGGTTAGGTCAACCCagcaattaaaattatttttcaactgATTTTAGGGTTTGTGAAAGATATTTGTTCCCCTCGTGCCAGGCAGATCCCCAATGTGAAAGGTAAGTGGCTTGACAGCCCTGAGGTCTGGAGAGAAAATGGACAGCATAAGCAGTGGCAGTACAAGTTTTCCCACGTTGCCCTGAGACTGTTTCTCAGACTCTCACCCAGTGTTTCACCTGTGGGAGTCAGACAACTGAGTattctccatgcccattcagttcTGGGCTAAGAAGGGGTCTTGGTTTTTTTGGTATTGATATTTGTCTGTTATGAACCGGAGATGGACTTTCAAGAGAAATCCTGGTAACAATACTTTGCACAGCTATAGTGAggttctcaaagcattttacaaacattaattaagcctcacagcacACCTGGACAAGTATTCTACCCATGTTACCAGAGAATAAACCAAGGTGCAGAGAGACTGAGTGATTTTGCCCAAGCTCACCAGCAAATCAATCATAGTCAGAGAACCCCAAAATCCTGGCTCTGAATCTACTTTTCTAGCCATTAGACAATACTCCTAGCTTAGATTTTTATTTAGTGCCTGTTACCGTGATGTCCAAGCACTAATTTCTTATAGGCCACTAAACAGTTTTCTGATGGTAATGTTCAATTGTTACTGCCCAGACCTGGATAGAAATCAGTAATCTAAAAGTGAAAGGCTCAGGTATCCCTTTACCAGTCCCTCACCCCATCCAGTATCCACTCTAAACATTTACATGTATGTTACGGAGTGTCCACCATATAAATTCCCAGAATGCTTTTCAGTGTTCCACAATGACTGCTCAACTAACTGCAGTGTACATGCAGAATTCATACTGCAGTCACCAAACCACATGTATACTCCcgaattcaggaaaacactttttCCTTCCCACGCCCTTTGTAAAATGCCACCTGGATAATTAGCTTGTTGTTTATAGTATATTTTTGGCTCAACAGATCCATAAGGAATGCACCTGCAGGGTGGCATGGTCACTCATTCAGGAAGTCTGGCAGTTCATTTTAATAACATGTACATTCATTTCCAGATGTAAAGTCAAAAAAGCTGTACTCAGTTGGTCACTAGAGGCTCACTGTCCAAGTAGCACTACAAAATTCTTAGAGTCACACGGTGGGAGGTGTGAGGAAAGATGATGCCATCGGAAGAGAAATAAGACCAGAATTTGGCCAAGTGTGGCTGTGGTTGTGATTGAAAcccatggagttactccagatttataccagtggaaaagagaaaagaatctgGATCTGAATGGTTTAGTTCCattcattttttccttctctccttacTTTCTTTTCTCACTCCTGTTTGTTGatcttttctatttatttctgCTTCCCCTCTTCAGCCCTTCCACCAGGGTTCCAACCCTCTGTGCTGGCTTCTGTTACACTTGCTCCATCTACTGGACTAACTAATACAAATACAATAATGCTGAAACACTCTcctagccttggtctacactaggcgttgaagtcgaatttagcagcgttaaatcgatgtaaccctgcacccgtccacatgactaagccccctttttttttttttttgacttaaagggctcttaaaatcgatttcttacTCCACCCctaacaaggggattagtgctgaaatcagttttgctgggtcaaatttggggtactgtggacgcaattagacggtattggcctccgggagctatcccagagtgctccattgtaaccgctctggacagcactctcaactcagatgcactgaccaggtagacaggaaaaggcccgcgaacttctgaatttcaatttcctgattggccagtgtggcaagctgcaggtgaccgtgcagagctcatcagcagaggtgaccatgatggagtcccagaatcgcaaaagagctccagcatggaccaaacgggagatatgggatctgatcgctgtatggggagaggaatccgtactatcagaactatgttccagttttcgaaatgccaaaacatttgtgaaaatctcccagggcatgaaggacagaggccataacagggacccgaagcagtgccgcgtgaaacttaagcaGCTGAGGCAAGCCCATCAgcaaaccagagaggcgaatggccgctccatgtcagagccccaaacatgccacttctatgatgagctgcatgccattttagggggttcagccaccactaccccagctgtgttgtttgactcctttaatggagatggaggcaacacggaagcaggttttggggacaaggaagacgatagctcacagcaaacaagcggagaaaccggttttcccgacagccaggaactgtttctcaccctggacctggagccagtaccccccgaacccacccaaggctgcctcccggacccgccaggtggagaagggacctctggtgagtgtaccttttaaaatactatacaaggtttaaaagccagcatgtttaatgatcaATTTGCcttggcattcatggctctcctggatatacttccaaagcctttgcaaaaggttgctggggagggcagccttattccatccaccatgtaggacactttaccactccaggccagcagcacgtactcaggaatcattgtaaaacaaagcattgcagtgtatgttttctggtgttcaaacaacatccgttctttatctctctgtgttatcctcaggagagtgatatcattcatggtcacctggttgaaatagggtgcttttcttaaggggacattcagaggtgcctgttcctgctgggctgtttgcctatggctgaacagaaatgttccccgctgttagccacgtggtggggggaggcaaaatgcgaccttgtaatgaaagcacgtgctatgtatgtaatgttaacagcaaggtttaccgtgaaagcgTGTACCCTTTGTTCTATAAAATAtccttttaaataccactgtcccttttttccctccaccagctgcatgtgtttcaaggatcacaagatcttctccttcccagaggctagagaagattagaaggcgaaaaaaatgcactcgcgatgaaatgttctctgagctcatgctgtcctcccacactgacagagcacagatgaatacatggaggcagaccatgtcagagtgcagaaaagcacaaaatgaccgggaggagaggtggtgggctgaagagaggattGAAgttgaaaggtggcggcagcgtgatgacaggaggcaggattcaatgctgaggctgctggaggatcaaactagtATGCTCCAGCAtaggttgagctgcaggaaaggcagcaggagcacagaccgccgctacagc
Proteins encoded in this window:
- the THSD1 gene encoding thrombospondin type-1 domain-containing protein 1 translates to MKQMLKDFSNLLLVVLCDYVLGEMEYLLLEQPRHVALSNETVSVDFQYSVNGNVTAKNVSVLLLDASTNQTIAKKQLPPSQSRGMVGFECFYFKSAGDYWFSMISEIDNGTEIHWTGGSTLLSVEWPVFHIDLNRTSEVLRSFLQVGLFTNKQLCAMKERVVSLDVIFTNSLYELGRLSSDEALGMRTTKGIFLSGSQWVEFDCPPIDQEVYVTVLLKSLETNSVIASTGPVDLIHKFGYKLVVAPEVMCKSSILVFIVSPPCMAINGKVAVYKEALRRPGERMMWLDENVLRPGSNRTEFNCTLFDMGKNKYCFEFFDISSQSQSPPRVKECMVIRRNIETWSLWQPWSPCSVTCGDGVRERHRECLTSLPAKPGCVGTLKEISLCSLEECSIIKPTSPPSVQHQEDQKANNVVTITGISLCLFIILATVLITLWRKLCRAQKCSTSVRRNSVHSPSFHKNSDEENICQAGKQQESFSEGTKAPSAHAGEPVNIPLTCRRSLQFAQEEDTSVSDSFQSNAQKIIPPIFSYRLAQQQLKEMKKKGLTETTKVYHVSQTPLTDTIIDATAVLPLGTENQEEAAAHKFRIKSPFLDQPVSHLKFPREKSNSRVDSVLSQANPVTSPSQTLIRRAHLKYQDKKGEPLERGCHRNPQFRRTASFHETKKVRPYRERSMSTLTSRQIPLYSSRTRTWGQALEDKSRPTSKDADPSSEKFDQSPCTLLTCEPLSYGTKYRHKGGPPVRRPDLISDRQPAGQVAGADKLEPNRNRRGPSQNYRGTLRKEPISTLKDNYQRGSALSPLQYRKDKCQSFPTDPEFAFYDNNSFGLTESEQWMIDLPGYFGSNEEDETSTLSIEKLVI